TTCGGGAGAGGCTGGAGCCCCTAATTTCGGACAGCGATATCAGAAGATATCTTCTGTAGATTACATTACATAATCCGGTACGGACAGTACGGACGGATACCATATCAGGAGGGATTTTGAGTGGCTACAAAGAAGAACAAAATAGTCGAAGAAGCAAAAGCGGCGGGACCTCATATGATCGATGAGGATCCGGGACTGAAGGATCTCCTCGAGAAAACGCGGCAGGTGGGCAGGGCCCTCCAGAGCCGCCGGGAAGGTACAAGGCCCGATTACAACAAGCTCGCCAAACTGCTGTGCGAGTTCTCCACGGCCAACGTGTACCTTATCAACAGGGAGGGCAAGATCCTCGGCCATTCCTGGATTTCCGAGTACCATTCCGAGGAAGTGTCCAACTTCATCGATAAGGGATATATGCCCGAGGTCTTCGTGGAGAAGATGAACCAGCACCGGGAGACCATGTTGAGCGAGACGGACGGCTACCTGTTCGACGACGCCAACGCCGACGCGCCCGAGAAGCACATGCTGTACATTCCCATTTACGGCGCTGCGGAGAGGCTCGGCACTCTGCTCCTCGTGCGGTTCTTCCAGCCCTTCTCCATGAGGGACCTCGTGCTTGCGGAGTACCTGGCCACCCTCGTGGGCATCGAAATTCTCCACGAGAGGACGAAGAACATCGAAGAACGGTCCAGGGAACGCCTCATCGTCCAGATGGCCATGAGGGCTCTCTCCTACTCGGAAGTGGAATCGGTGAAGCACATCATCAGCGAACTCGGCTCCTTCGAGGGCGTGGTCATCGCCAGCAAGGTGGCCGACCGGGTGGGCGTCACCAGGAGCGTCATCGTGAACGCCCTCCGGAAGCTGGAAAGTGCCGGCATCATCGAAAGCCGGAGCCTCGGCATGAAGGGAACCTTCATCAAGGTGCTCAGTCCTCTCTTCGTGGAAGAACTGGGAGTGCTGCAGAAAGACTGATTCAAGTCCGGGGGAAAGCCCGCCGAAACACACAGTAAGAACCGGGGCGGGAGGGAATGCGCCATGATGGGCGACTTCAACTGGAAAGTAATGGAGAAAAACCTCGAGGGGCTTTCGAAGCGCTTTGAAGCCACGTCGAGAAACATTGCCAACGCAAACACACCTGAGTTCGCCCGGCGGAACGTCTCCTTCGAGGACCAGCTCAGAGATCTCGTGGACGGTCCCCGGAGGCTCCCCATGACCGTTACGGACGAAGGTCATATCCCTTCGGGACCGCTGGCAGTGAGTTCTGTGATTCCCGAGGAGATCAAGGTGTACGACGAGAAATTCCGGCTTGACGGAAACAACGTGGATCCCGAAAGGGAGATGGCCGTCATGTCCCAGACGAGAATGGCCTACAATGCCATGACCCGTTTCGCCGCCAAGAAAAGCTCTCTGTACCGCCTGGTCATAGGAGGAAGATAGCCATGAGAATGTTCCGCGCCATCGACGTGTCAGGGAGCTCTCTCACAGCGCACAGACTCTGGCTCGACTCCATATCGGCGAACCTGGCGAACGTGAACACCACCCGGACCGCGGAAGGCGGCCCATACCGCAGAAAGGTGCCGGTCTTCGCCGAGATGCTCGACAAGACCATCGGCGGCTACGAGGACACCGGGGGAGTCCGGGTAGTGGAAATCGCCGAGGATGACACCCCTCCCCGGCTGGCCTACCAGCCCGACCACCCTGATGCGGACGAGGAAGGGTACGTTGCCTTCCCGAACGTGAACGTGGTCCGGGAAATGGCGGACATGCTCACCGCAAGCCGGGCCTACGAGGCAAACCTTGCGGTGGCCGACGCCGCCCGGAACATGTGGGCAGGGGCCCTGGAAATAATGCGGGGGTAGCATTTCCCCCGCTATCAATCGGGCAGCATATGGAAAGTTCTTGAATTCAAAGGACTTTCGGCTCATGGAACAACAGACGGGAGGCGCATGTATGCACCTCCCGTTTTTGTTATAAATGTCCCTGCTGTGTTAATATATGGCTGCACTATCGATATTGTCAGAAAAAAAGGAGGAGAGGGCCCCATGGGTTCGCTGAACATCGATCTTATGAAGCTCGCTTCACCCGCTGCGGTCCGCGGGCCGGAAGCGGTTCCCGCGAAGGACCGTTCTTCCGGCACGGGCCTTTCTTTTGAAGAACTTCTTCAGGATTCCATGAAGAGAGTAAACGATCTTCAGGTCGAATCCGACGGCCTGGTGAACAAGCTCGCCACGGGAGACGTGGATGACATTTCCAGGGTGGTCCTCGCTTCCCAGAGGGCCGAATTTGCCCTCAGAATGATCACCGAGGTCAGGAACAAACTGCTTGACGCCTACCAGCAACTTGGCCGGATGCCTGTGTAAGGGCTTTGTGAATGGACTGGTTCCGAAGGTTTTCCGCCCGTCTCGGACTCTTCTGGTCTTCCCTCAAGCCGTGGCAGAAACTCTCCATTGTCGGGGCGTCCATATTGGTGGTCTCTGCACTTGTCCTTGCCGTCTACTGGGCGGGCAAACCCTCCTATGAACCCCTTTTCACCGCTCTCGAGGTAGAAGACCAGTCGGCCATCGTGGCCTACCTCCGGGAAAACCGGATCGACTACAAGCTTGACCCGGCGGCGAACGCCATCCTCGTTCCACGGGACATCGTGTACGAAACCCGCCTCAGCCTGGCCCAGGGCGGCCTTCCGAAAGGGGGCAGCGTGGGCTATGAGATCTTCGACACCACGAAGATGGGCCTGAGCGAATTCCAGCAGAAAATAACCTACATACGGGCTCTCGAAGGAGAGCTTGAGCGGACCATCCGCCAGATCGACGCGGTGGATTACGCCAAGGTGAACATCGTCATCCCCGAACAGCGTCTTTTTCTCGAGCAGCAGCAGCCCTCCACGGCATCGGTCCTCGTCCGCCTGAAGACGGGGATGCAGATCGGCCCGGACCAGGTGAAATCCATAGTGCACCTCGTGTCCCACGGAGTCCAGGGCCTGCTCCCCGAGAATATCACGGTGGTGGACACTTCAGGAAAGGTCCTCTCGGACCTGCTCGATCAGGATCTGCTGATCTACGGGCAGGGAGGAGACGGGCGGACTGTTTCCTCGGTCCAGCGGGAGCTTGAGCGGCAGCAGGAACGGGAGCTTGAAAACAAGGTCAGGATCATGCTCGAGCGGGTGTTCGGGCCGGGCAGGGTTGTGGTCCGGATCAAGGTGGATCTCGATTTTGACCGCAGGACCAGCTCCTCCAGGGAGTATATTCCCGGAGAAACAGGCAGGGGGGTCCTCCGGAGCCAGCAGAACATGGAGGAGACCTACACCGGAACGGGCGGCCCCATAGGAGGCGCCCCCGGAACCACAACGAACATCCCCGGCTACGCCATTGCCCAGCAGCAGGGAACGGCGAGCGAATACAACAAGACGGAGACCACCAACAACTACGAGATCACTACCCGTGAGACCCAGCAGGTGGTGACTCCCGGGACCATCAGGCGGCTTTCGGCGTCGGTCCTGGTGGACGGAGAACTCGAGCAGGAACGGCTGACGGAGCTCCGGGCCCTTGTGGCTCCAGCCCTTGGAGTGGACGCCGGCAGGGGAGACCAGCTCGTCATCCAGTCCATGAAATTCTCCACCACCTTTGCCGACAGTCTGGCGGAACAGCTGCAGGCCCAGCAGAGAATGCAGCTTCTCTTCGCACTGGTCGCCACCGCAGTGCTCCTCCTCGCTGCCGCCCTCGCCGGAGTGCTGTGGATGCGGAAGCGCAGGTCCAGGAAAGCCGCGCTCCCTCCCGCGGAGGAACGGAAACGCATACCGAGCATTCAGGAACTTCTTTCGTCCCCGGAGCTGCTTGAAGCCCAGGGAGAGCTGGCCGTACTGGAAGAACAGCTTCGCGCCTACGCGAGAAGCAAACCAGAAGAAATAGCCAACCTTTCCCAGGACTGGCTTGCAGACGAGTCTTAGGAGGCGGGCCATGGCGAAGACAGCGACCAAGGGACTGACAGGAAGAGAAAAAGTGGCCATCCTCATGGTGGCCCTCGGAAACGAAGTGGCCGCCGAAGTCTACAAGAGGCTGGACGATGCCACTATCGAAGTCGTCACACTGGAAATCGCGAACCTGAGAAAGGTGACTCCCGAACAGCGGCTCGGAGTCCTGAAGGATGCCCAGGAAATGCTCCTCGCCAGGGAGTACATGGCCAGGGGCGGCGTGGACTATGCCCGGGATATACTCGAACGGGCCCTCGGCCCTGAAAGGGCGCAGAATCTCCTCACACGGATCACCGCCAGCCTTCAGGTCCGGCCCTTCGACTTCATGCGGCACACCGACGCCCAGCAGATCCTCGGCTTCATCCAGGGAGAACATCCCCAGACCGTGGCCCTCATCATGTCCTACCTCGAACCACAGCAGGCGGCGTCCATCATCGGCGGCCTTCCTGGGGCCATGCAGGCCGAAGTGGCCAAGCGGATCGCCAGGATGGACCGGATCACTCCGGAAGTGCTCCGGGAGGTGGAGCGGGTGCTGGAAAGGAAGCTGAGCACTGTCATGGGACAGGACTTTACCCTTGCAGGCGGCATCGACGCCATCGTGGACATCATAAACAACGCCGACCGCGCCACGGAGCGGAACATCATGGAACACCTGGAAGAAAACGACCCCGAACTCGCGGAAGAAATCAAGCGGCGGCTCTTCGTCTTCGAGGACATCATCAAGATGGACGACCGGTCCCTCCAGAGGGTGCTCCGCGAGGTGGAGATGAAGGAACTGTCCCTGGCCCTCAAGGGAGCCACGGAAGAGCTCCGGGGAAAGTTTTTCAGGAATATGTCCAAGCGGGCCTCCGAAATGCTCAGGGAGGATATGGACTACATGGGCCCCGTCAGGGTGAAGGACGTGGAAGAAGCCCAGCAGAAGGTGGTCAACGTGGTCCGGGCCCTGGAGGATGTGGGAGAAATCGTCATCTCCAGGGGAGGAGAGGAAGAGCTGGTTGTCTAAGCTTCTTCGGCCCAATGTCCTCCGGGCTGTTCGCCTGCTTCCGGAGGCCGTCCGGATCGGGAATGCCCCCGGAGGGGACCGGGAAATCCATGAGACGACACCCCGGGAACCGGAGGCAGGGAACCATCCTGTCGACCTGATTTCCCAGCTTAGTGAAGAACTTTCCCTTCTCAAAACAAGGCTGGAGGAATCGGAAAGGGAAAACCGGGACCTCGCCTCCAGGGCCTCCGTTTTCGAGGAAGAGCTCTCCAGGGAGAGAGTGCGTCTCGAAGAGGAGCGGGGGAAGATGGTGTCCTCTCTCGAGGCGGAAGCAGCCGCAGTGCGGAAAAAGGCGGTTTCCGAAGGGTTCGAGGAAGGACGGAAGGCGGGGTACGAACAGGGCATTGAAAATGCCCGGAAAGATGCGGCAAAGGAAGCCGAGGAAAAAATCCGGTCGGCTGTCTTTCTGCTTGAATCGGTCCACCGGTCCCTCGGCGAACATCTTGATGCTCTCTGTTCACTCCAGATGCCCAGGCTTATCCGCATGTGGGAATTCCTTCTTTCAAGCATGCTCCGCAAAGAGGTCTCCCTCGACGGCGAAACGGCCGTCAGGATGCTCCGGGGAGTTCTGGAGCGCATCAGCGACAAGGAAAGGGTGCTCGTCTACCTGAATCCGGAGGACGTGGACGCCTTACGGGGACGGAAGGACGAATTCGGCGACCTTCTTCGGGGAGTCCGTCACCTCGAGTTTATACCGGACGGGAACGTGGACGCCGGAAGCTGTATTGTGGAGACCAACCTCGGAATTTACGACGCCCGATGGAGGATCCAGCTTGAACAGGTTTCCGGAGAGATAGAGCGTCTGTTCATCGAGGGAGGGACCGGGAATGACGGCAGCTCCTGAGACAGGCCTGCTGTCCATTCTCGAGCAGCGTCTTTCCGGAGTCCAGCTCACCAAGATCAACGGACGTATCGTCCAGGTGGTGGGTCTCGTGGCCGAATCCAGAGGGCCGGACGTCCGGGTGGGCGATCTTTGTTCCATACGGTACCGGAACAGCGCCAGGGCATCCCTTTCGGCGGAGGTTGTCGGCTTCCGGGGTGACAGGGTCCTCCTCATGCCGCTGGGCAACCTCAAGGACATCGGTCCGGGGTGCGACGTCCTCTCCATGGAGCGCCCCCTGGGCGTCCGGGTTGGTGATTCCCTTCTCGGACGGATTCTCGACGGCCTGGGAAACCCCATCGACGACAGGGGACCCGTGGCAGCCTCCGGCTTTTACCCCCTCTATGCAGACCCTCCCCATCCCCTCCGCAGGAAAATGATCACCTCCCCTCTTCCCGTGGGCGTCAAGGTCATCGACGGCCTTCTCACCCTCGGGACAGGGCAGCGGATCGGCATCTTCGCGGGATCGGGAGTGGGAAAGAGCACCCTGCTCGCCATGATGGCCCGGTACACCGAGGCGGATGTGAACGTCATCGCCCTGGTGGGGGAACGGGGAAGGGAGGTCCGGGAATTTGTCGACCGCGACCTGGGCGAGGAGGGACGACGCCGTTCAGTGCTTGTCATTGCCACCTCCGACCAGCCTCCTCTCATCCGTCTCAAGGCATCCCTCACCGCCACCGCAATCGCGGAGTATTTTCGCGACCAGGGAAAAAACGTGCTCCTCATGATGGACTCGGTGACCAGGGTGGCCAGGGCCCAGCGTGAAGTGGGCCTCGCCATCGGCGAACCCCCCACCACCAGGGGATACACCCCGTCTGTCTTCGAAATGCTCCCCCGGCTGCTTGAACGGGCAGGGGCAGGAGAACGGGGGAGCATCACTGGAATCTACACCGTCCTGGTGGAAGGGGACGACATGAACGAGCCCGTGGCGGACACGGTGAGAGGCGTTCTCGACGGCCACGTGGTCCTTTCAAGGAAGATCGCCGCCCGGAATTTCTACCCCGCCGTGGACGTTCTCGAAAGCGTGAGCCGCGTCATGCCCTCCATCGTCGACCCTGAGCACCTGTCAGCGTCGGGGCGGCTCCGGGAGCTTCTCGCCGTCTACGGGGAGGCAGAGGACCTTATAAGCATAGGGGCCTACAAAAGCGGCTCCAACCCGAAAGTGGACTGGGCTGTAGAGCATCTCCAGGGGGTCCATTCCTTCCTCCGGCAGACAGTGGGGGAGAAAGTCCCCTTCGGGGAGATGGAAGGGCAGCTCCTTTCCCTTGTTCCCTGACCGGGGTCAAGGCTGGGCATCCGTTTGCCGATGAATATGTAAAGGCTGCAGCCGGAGGATTTCATGAACGCGAAAGTGAACAGGTTTGAACGTATTCTCAGGACGAAGGTCAAGGTGCGGGATGACGAACGAATCCTTCTCTCCATTGAAAAGAAGGAGGAAGAGCGTCTTCTCTCCGTCCTCGAGACCCTCGGAACAGAAAAGGAAGAAGCTCTCGCCTCCTTCGGTTCCCAGAAGGACGAAACCTTTACCCTGCAGGATATCTGGTTCAGAAGGAAGGCCATCGACCTCCTGGAAAACCGTATCTGCAGCGAGGGAGAGTCTCTTTGCGGGGTGCGGCAGTCCATCGAGGATACCGAGACCAGGCTGCTGGAAAAACACAGGGACGTAAAAGCGATGGAAAAATACATTTCCTTCATGGTCATGGACCTTCAGGACGAAGAGAAAAAACGGGAACAGTCGGAACTGGATGACATCGCAGGCATCCGCCACGGTTCACCGAAGGAGAGAAGACGATGAGAGCGAATCTTTCGGGAGTGTCGAGGGTTATGGGCCGCATAGAGGAGATTGAGCGCAAGATCCGGCCTCAAAAGGACGAAGAAGTGCGGGAAGAGAAGCAGGACCGCTTTGTGGATGTCCTTGAAAGGGCGGAGAAAAAAGAAAGAAACAGGCCGGAGGCGGATGAGAAGACGCGGCACCCCGTCGTTCCCGGCATTGTTTCGCCGGAAAGGACTGTGTCCGGCGGCTGGGAGAACCATATCGCCCCGCTGGCGGCGAAGTACGGCGTGGAAGAAGCCCTGGTCCGTGCGGTGATCCGGATGGAATCGGGCGGGCAGACCGGGGCCGTCTCCCCGAAGGGCGCCATGGGACTCATGCAGCTCATGCCCGGAACGGCACGGATGCTCGGGGTGGACGATCCTTTCGATCCCGTGCAGAATCTCGAGGGCGGAATTAAATACCTTTCACAACTGTCCGATAAGTATCAGGGAGACCTGGTAAAAACTCTTGCCGCCTACAATGCCGGGCCGGGCAGGGTGGACTCCTACGGAGGGGTGCCTCCCTTCGCGGAGACGCAGAAATATGTGAAAAACGTCCTCTCCATGTACCGAAAGAATTCAGGGAGCGATGACTGATGGCTGACGAACCCAGGAATCAGACGGAAGACGTCCTAGAGGAGAGCTCCCCCCGGCCGGTGCGGATAAAGGAAAAGAAAAAGAGCCGGAAAGGAACTCTCCTCTTTTTATTCTTTGTTCTCGCGGCGGGGGCTGCGGCAGGACTCCATGCCTCTGGAAGCTGGGATGCCCGACCGGTGATGTACTGGTCCATCCCCCGCATTCCATGGATCGGGAAGGATCTGGCAACCGCCCTCGGAATTCCCGGAGAATACTCCCTGACTGCCGGGCAGAGACGGACTATCGAGCTTCAGCGCTGGAACGACCGGCTCAACGAAAGGGAGAGGGAGCTCGAGGGGCGGGAAAGACGTCTCGCCGCCCTCTCGGCGGACCTGGAAAAACGGTCTGCTGTCCTGGAAAAAGTCGAGGCGGAACAGACTGCGGCCCAAATGAAACCTCCCGAGAACCTGCAGGAGGAAAAAGAGTACCTGGATATGCTCATGAAAACCTACCAGGAGATTTCTCCCAGGAGGGCGGCTCTCATTCTCGAGCAGCTGAGGGAAGATCTGGCGGTAAAACTCCTTGAGGCAATGCCCCGGGATGCCCGGGCATCCATTCTCGGCCGCATGGAGGCGGTGAGAGCGGCAAGGCTGACGGAACGGCTGGCGGCCGGCGGGTCGCGGTGACACATTCGGAGGTGCGGCCTATGATCTCGCCCATTCTTGCGGCAGGCCGGGAAAAGAGCGCTTCGGAGCTCTCCCCGGATTCAACCGCAACAAAACCGAAACCTGAAGGAGAAAAAAACGGCCTGTTCTCGCGCCTGCTTCACCGGTGCGAGCAGTGTTCCGAGACTCCCGTGCCGGAAGACAGCCGGACGGGTGTCCATTTACAGGTGATCCATG
The window above is part of the Aminivibrio pyruvatiphilus genome. Proteins encoded here:
- the codY gene encoding GTP-sensing pleiotropic transcriptional regulator CodY, which translates into the protein MIDEDPGLKDLLEKTRQVGRALQSRREGTRPDYNKLAKLLCEFSTANVYLINREGKILGHSWISEYHSEEVSNFIDKGYMPEVFVEKMNQHRETMLSETDGYLFDDANADAPEKHMLYIPIYGAAERLGTLLLVRFFQPFSMRDLVLAEYLATLVGIEILHERTKNIEERSRERLIVQMAMRALSYSEVESVKHIISELGSFEGVVIASKVADRVGVTRSVIVNALRKLESAGIIESRSLGMKGTFIKVLSPLFVEELGVLQKD
- the flgB gene encoding flagellar basal body rod protein FlgB, encoding MMGDFNWKVMEKNLEGLSKRFEATSRNIANANTPEFARRNVSFEDQLRDLVDGPRRLPMTVTDEGHIPSGPLAVSSVIPEEIKVYDEKFRLDGNNVDPEREMAVMSQTRMAYNAMTRFAAKKSSLYRLVIGGR
- the flgC gene encoding flagellar basal body rod protein FlgC; amino-acid sequence: MRMFRAIDVSGSSLTAHRLWLDSISANLANVNTTRTAEGGPYRRKVPVFAEMLDKTIGGYEDTGGVRVVEIAEDDTPPRLAYQPDHPDADEEGYVAFPNVNVVREMADMLTASRAYEANLAVADAARNMWAGALEIMRG
- the fliE gene encoding flagellar hook-basal body complex protein FliE; its protein translation is MGSLNIDLMKLASPAAVRGPEAVPAKDRSSGTGLSFEELLQDSMKRVNDLQVESDGLVNKLATGDVDDISRVVLASQRAEFALRMITEVRNKLLDAYQQLGRMPV
- the fliF gene encoding flagellar basal-body MS-ring/collar protein FliF, producing MDWFRRFSARLGLFWSSLKPWQKLSIVGASILVVSALVLAVYWAGKPSYEPLFTALEVEDQSAIVAYLRENRIDYKLDPAANAILVPRDIVYETRLSLAQGGLPKGGSVGYEIFDTTKMGLSEFQQKITYIRALEGELERTIRQIDAVDYAKVNIVIPEQRLFLEQQQPSTASVLVRLKTGMQIGPDQVKSIVHLVSHGVQGLLPENITVVDTSGKVLSDLLDQDLLIYGQGGDGRTVSSVQRELERQQERELENKVRIMLERVFGPGRVVVRIKVDLDFDRRTSSSREYIPGETGRGVLRSQQNMEETYTGTGGPIGGAPGTTTNIPGYAIAQQQGTASEYNKTETTNNYEITTRETQQVVTPGTIRRLSASVLVDGELEQERLTELRALVAPALGVDAGRGDQLVIQSMKFSTTFADSLAEQLQAQQRMQLLFALVATAVLLLAAALAGVLWMRKRRSRKAALPPAEERKRIPSIQELLSSPELLEAQGELAVLEEQLRAYARSKPEEIANLSQDWLADES
- the fliG gene encoding flagellar motor switch protein FliG — encoded protein: MAKTATKGLTGREKVAILMVALGNEVAAEVYKRLDDATIEVVTLEIANLRKVTPEQRLGVLKDAQEMLLAREYMARGGVDYARDILERALGPERAQNLLTRITASLQVRPFDFMRHTDAQQILGFIQGEHPQTVALIMSYLEPQQAASIIGGLPGAMQAEVAKRIARMDRITPEVLREVERVLERKLSTVMGQDFTLAGGIDAIVDIINNADRATERNIMEHLEENDPELAEEIKRRLFVFEDIIKMDDRSLQRVLREVEMKELSLALKGATEELRGKFFRNMSKRASEMLREDMDYMGPVRVKDVEEAQQKVVNVVRALEDVGEIVISRGGEEELVV
- a CDS encoding FliH/SctL family protein — protein: MSKLLRPNVLRAVRLLPEAVRIGNAPGGDREIHETTPREPEAGNHPVDLISQLSEELSLLKTRLEESERENRDLASRASVFEEELSRERVRLEEERGKMVSSLEAEAAAVRKKAVSEGFEEGRKAGYEQGIENARKDAAKEAEEKIRSAVFLLESVHRSLGEHLDALCSLQMPRLIRMWEFLLSSMLRKEVSLDGETAVRMLRGVLERISDKERVLVYLNPEDVDALRGRKDEFGDLLRGVRHLEFIPDGNVDAGSCIVETNLGIYDARWRIQLEQVSGEIERLFIEGGTGNDGSS
- the fliI gene encoding flagellar protein export ATPase FliI, which gives rise to MTAAPETGLLSILEQRLSGVQLTKINGRIVQVVGLVAESRGPDVRVGDLCSIRYRNSARASLSAEVVGFRGDRVLLMPLGNLKDIGPGCDVLSMERPLGVRVGDSLLGRILDGLGNPIDDRGPVAASGFYPLYADPPHPLRRKMITSPLPVGVKVIDGLLTLGTGQRIGIFAGSGVGKSTLLAMMARYTEADVNVIALVGERGREVREFVDRDLGEEGRRRSVLVIATSDQPPLIRLKASLTATAIAEYFRDQGKNVLLMMDSVTRVARAQREVGLAIGEPPTTRGYTPSVFEMLPRLLERAGAGERGSITGIYTVLVEGDDMNEPVADTVRGVLDGHVVLSRKIAARNFYPAVDVLESVSRVMPSIVDPEHLSASGRLRELLAVYGEAEDLISIGAYKSGSNPKVDWAVEHLQGVHSFLRQTVGEKVPFGEMEGQLLSLVP
- a CDS encoding flagellar export protein FliJ, yielding MNAKVNRFERILRTKVKVRDDERILLSIEKKEEERLLSVLETLGTEKEEALASFGSQKDETFTLQDIWFRRKAIDLLENRICSEGESLCGVRQSIEDTETRLLEKHRDVKAMEKYISFMVMDLQDEEKKREQSELDDIAGIRHGSPKERRR
- a CDS encoding lytic transglycosylase domain-containing protein, with amino-acid sequence MRANLSGVSRVMGRIEEIERKIRPQKDEEVREEKQDRFVDVLERAEKKERNRPEADEKTRHPVVPGIVSPERTVSGGWENHIAPLAAKYGVEEALVRAVIRMESGGQTGAVSPKGAMGLMQLMPGTARMLGVDDPFDPVQNLEGGIKYLSQLSDKYQGDLVKTLAAYNAGPGRVDSYGGVPPFAETQKYVKNVLSMYRKNSGSDD
- a CDS encoding MotE family protein; this encodes MADEPRNQTEDVLEESSPRPVRIKEKKKSRKGTLLFLFFVLAAGAAAGLHASGSWDARPVMYWSIPRIPWIGKDLATALGIPGEYSLTAGQRRTIELQRWNDRLNERERELEGRERRLAALSADLEKRSAVLEKVEAEQTAAQMKPPENLQEEKEYLDMLMKTYQEISPRRAALILEQLREDLAVKLLEAMPRDARASILGRMEAVRAARLTERLAAGGSR